The Nocardioides humi genome includes a region encoding these proteins:
- a CDS encoding helix-turn-helix domain-containing protein, producing MARHSDEIDDPSPLAGARIDVPARIGWLLRTNRVAAGVPLREFAARAGSGDGSHLSPATLSRVETTGRRSGVVVAAYEQALGLPYGHLRAPLDVLCRTFSYAPADAEPFVPEPTLAAFSAACDAVAGEPDGHDWLRFAEYHALSPFGLPETGVRPFVDRLASEVGRATGTAYQLRYEALAKLRCSPYADVVAAAVRRAVDVPGMQRPADLLSAVTERPGPELARWCGELLSDPSWQVARAGCLGIQNMRSVGGLRRTDWYPLVPVFADACDAAAGDPLRAPILSATLACCPPEFRTSVQERLRHPLVAPRRAAAWTRTRRNRHFTHAATLAAGISRASAGETMLARLLFEVLYDFRATHVVTSSFLLAASPFADAVREQLCATALDGPDETTRHGAALAFANLMVPFERADPAPWLAAEDPVVRGAGLTVCGFAGAPLPPALLRTYVVADDELARDALFAAGMSGQPELDEIAADPALPAAVRAGARWWRAEGGRIVR from the coding sequence GTGGCTCGGCACTCCGACGAGATCGACGACCCCTCGCCATTGGCGGGCGCGCGGATCGACGTACCGGCACGGATCGGCTGGCTGCTGCGGACCAACCGGGTGGCGGCGGGCGTCCCGCTGCGGGAGTTCGCCGCCCGCGCCGGGAGCGGCGACGGCAGCCACCTCTCCCCCGCCACGCTCTCCCGCGTGGAGACCACCGGGCGGCGCAGCGGCGTCGTCGTCGCGGCCTACGAGCAGGCGCTCGGGCTGCCCTACGGCCATCTCCGGGCCCCGCTCGACGTCCTGTGCCGGACCTTCTCCTACGCGCCCGCCGACGCCGAGCCGTTCGTCCCCGAGCCCACCCTCGCGGCCTTCTCCGCGGCCTGCGACGCGGTCGCCGGCGAGCCGGACGGCCACGACTGGCTGCGCTTCGCGGAGTACCACGCGCTCAGCCCGTTCGGCCTGCCCGAGACGGGCGTGCGTCCGTTCGTCGACCGGCTGGCGAGCGAGGTGGGCCGGGCCACCGGGACCGCCTACCAGCTGCGCTACGAGGCGCTCGCCAAGCTGCGCTGCAGTCCGTACGCCGACGTGGTCGCCGCCGCCGTACGACGGGCGGTGGACGTGCCCGGCATGCAGCGCCCCGCCGACCTGCTCAGCGCGGTGACCGAGCGGCCCGGCCCGGAGCTGGCCCGCTGGTGCGGCGAGCTGCTGTCCGACCCGTCGTGGCAGGTGGCGCGGGCGGGCTGCCTGGGGATCCAGAACATGCGCAGCGTGGGCGGGCTGCGGCGCACCGACTGGTATCCGCTGGTCCCGGTGTTCGCGGACGCCTGCGACGCCGCGGCCGGCGACCCGCTGCGGGCGCCGATCCTCAGCGCCACCCTCGCCTGCTGCCCGCCGGAGTTCCGCACCAGCGTGCAGGAGCGCCTCCGGCACCCGCTCGTCGCACCGCGGCGGGCGGCCGCGTGGACGCGCACCCGGCGCAACCGGCACTTCACCCACGCCGCCACCCTGGCCGCCGGGATCTCGCGCGCGAGCGCCGGCGAGACGATGCTGGCCCGGCTGCTGTTCGAGGTGCTCTACGACTTCCGGGCCACCCACGTGGTCACGTCGTCGTTCCTGCTGGCGGCCTCGCCGTTCGCCGACGCCGTGCGCGAGCAGCTGTGCGCGACGGCGCTCGACGGCCCCGACGAGACCACCCGCCACGGCGCGGCCCTCGCCTTCGCCAACCTGATGGTGCCCTTCGAGCGCGCGGATCCCGCGCCCTGGCTGGCCGCGGAGGACCCGGTCGTGCGCGGCGCCGGGCTCACCGTCTGCGGGTTCGCCGGCGCGCCGCTGCCGCCCGCGCTGCTGCGGACGTACGTCGTCGCGGACGACGAGCTCGCCCGCGACGCCCTGTTCGCGGCCGGCATGTCCGGCCAGCCCGAGCTCGACGAGATCGCCGCCGACCCCGCCCTGCCCGCCGCCGTCCGCGCCGGCGCCCGGTGGTGGCGCGCCGAGGGCGGCCGGATCGTGCGCTAG